One region of Rana temporaria chromosome 9, aRanTem1.1, whole genome shotgun sequence genomic DNA includes:
- the LOC120914163 gene encoding LOW QUALITY PROTEIN: splicing factor U2AF 35 kDa subunit-like (The sequence of the model RefSeq protein was modified relative to this genomic sequence to represent the inferred CDS: inserted 1 base in 1 codon; deleted 1 base in 1 codon), whose protein sequence is MAEYLASIFGTEKDKVNCSFYFKIGACRHGDRCSRLHNKPTFSQTIALLNIYHNPQNSSQSADGMRSGAVSVVEMQEHYDKFFEEVFTEMEEKYREVEEMNVCDNLGDHLVGNVYVKFRREEDAEKAVKDLNNRWFYGQPIHAELSPVXDFREACCRQYEMGECTRGGFCNFMHLKPISRELCWELYGRRRKNTFPQKEFDVVRSQERQSHSRDRGQRGRDGGRERDRRRSRDLRRHILIPCCGWTLKFMNGEGCFALRHGGTGGGGLFQCFFYPGVPIKHL, encoded by the exons ATGGCGGAATATTTGGCTTCAATCTTCGGCACAGAGAAGGATAAGGTGAATTGTTCCTTTTATTTCAAGATCGGTGCTTGTCGCCATGGAGACCGCTGCTCAAGACTTCACAACAAACCCACCTTCAGTCAGACGATCGCTCTGCTCAATATTTACCACAACCCACAGAACTCCTCCCAGTCAGCAGATGGGATGCGTTCAGGTGCAGTCAGCGTTGTGGAGATGCAGGAACATTATGACAAGTTTTTTGAGGAAGTCTTCACTGAGATGGAGGAGAAGTACAgggaggtggaggagatgaatgtGTGCGATAATTTAGGAGATCATCTTGTGGGAAATGTCTACGTGAAGTTCCGGCGAGAAGAAGACGCAGAGAAGGCGGTGAAGGATTTAAACAACCGCTGG TTCTACGGTCAGCCCATCCACGCAGAACTGTCTCCAG ACGACTTCCGGGAGGCGTGTTGCCGCCAGTATGAGATGGGGGAATGCACACGCGGCGGTTTCTGTAACTTCATGCATCTTAAACCGATCTCACGAGAGCTGTGCTGGGAGCTGTACGGCCGCCGTAGGAAGAACACATTCCCTCAGAAGGAATTTGACGTCGTCAGGTCACAAGAGAGACAATCCCATTCCAGAGATCGCGGCCAAAGAGGCCGTGATGGAGGCCGGGAAAGAGATCGACGGAGGTCAAGAGACCTGAGGAGGCACATTTTAATTCCGTGTTGTGGATGGACGTtaaagtttatgaatggagaaggGTGCTTCGCACTCAGACACgggggaacggggggggggggtctttttcaatgttttttttatcctgGGGTTCCAATTAAACATTTGTAG